A genomic segment from Bradyrhizobium sp. ISRA430 encodes:
- a CDS encoding L-idonate 5-dehydrogenase, whose product MTTTALAATLFGPEDLRMIEHPLEKLAQGMVRIRFGAGGICGSDMHYFRHARTGDFVVKSPLVLGHEISGEVVEIAGSAASLKVGDRVAVNPSRWCGHCVACREGRPNLCENIFFMGSASKTPHMQGGFANYFDAIPAQCAKIPDHVSYQAAALAEPLAVCLHAVARAGNIEGKRGIIFGAGPIGLLTMLAARRAGIADITVADIAPAPLAFATRLGADHVENVASGEDGLKAQAAARPYDVAFEVSGTAAGLASAIGIVRRGGTVVQIGNLPGGQISVPANAVMAKEIDLRGSFRFGLEFMTAVELIAAGSVDVLSLVTAERPLSTAPDALRLALDRSQSVKVVLTAN is encoded by the coding sequence ATGACCACCACAGCTCTCGCCGCAACCCTGTTCGGCCCCGAAGACCTGCGCATGATCGAGCACCCGCTCGAGAAACTGGCGCAAGGCATGGTGCGCATCCGCTTCGGTGCCGGCGGCATCTGCGGTTCGGACATGCACTACTTTCGTCACGCCCGCACCGGCGATTTCGTGGTGAAGTCGCCCTTGGTGCTCGGACACGAGATTTCGGGGGAGGTGGTGGAGATCGCCGGATCCGCAGCCAGCCTGAAGGTCGGCGACCGCGTCGCGGTCAATCCGTCGCGCTGGTGCGGACATTGCGTCGCCTGCCGCGAGGGGCGGCCGAATCTTTGCGAGAACATCTTCTTCATGGGCTCGGCCTCGAAGACCCCGCACATGCAGGGCGGCTTCGCCAACTATTTCGACGCCATCCCGGCGCAGTGCGCGAAGATTCCCGATCACGTCTCCTATCAAGCGGCGGCGCTCGCCGAGCCGCTCGCGGTCTGCCTGCACGCGGTCGCGCGCGCCGGCAACATCGAGGGTAAGCGCGGCATTATCTTCGGCGCCGGGCCGATCGGGCTGTTGACCATGCTCGCCGCGCGCCGGGCCGGCATCGCCGACATCACGGTTGCGGATATCGCGCCGGCGCCGCTCGCGTTTGCGACCCGGCTCGGTGCGGATCACGTCGAGAATGTCGCGAGCGGCGAGGATGGCCTGAAGGCGCAGGCCGCAGCGCGTCCCTATGATGTCGCGTTCGAGGTGTCCGGCACGGCGGCGGGCCTTGCCAGCGCGATTGGCATCGTCAGGCGCGGCGGCACGGTGGTGCAGATCGGCAATCTGCCGGGTGGCCAGATTTCGGTGCCGGCGAATGCCGTGATGGCGAAGGAGATCGACCTGCGCGGTTCGTTCCGCTTCGGCCTCGAGTTCATGACGGCAGTGGAACTGATCGCCGCCGGCAGCGTCGATGTGCTGTCGCTGGTCACGGCCGAGCGGCCGCTGTCGACGGCACCCGATGCGCTCCGCCTCGCGCTCGATCGCTCGCAGAGCGTCAAGGTCGTGCTGACCGCGAACTGA